In Pedobacter sp. SL55, the following proteins share a genomic window:
- a CDS encoding DUF58 domain-containing protein produces MKKLFRKFYTNLFLENRLFIALGICSALFLFAFFLPILGDIPYIAFGVFVLLVLTDVYLLHSSKKAVFLRRDVPERLSNGDDNELKIYLENFYPFEVSVGIIDEIPFQFQKRDLWFNITLKSQEQKIINYFLRPTKRGEYDFGFTRLFVKSPLGLVSRRFNIAGAGMVPVYPSFLKLREYELMAISNRLIDVGIKKIRRVGHSMEFDQVKNYVAGDDFRTINWKATARRSDLMVNTYTEERSQHIYCVIDKSRAMKMPFEGMSLLDYAINASLILSSVALIKQDKAGLITIAEKTKNVVLADRRPMQLNKIMEVLYKEKTGYLETDMEALFVSLRSALKQRSLVVFFTNFESMSALERQLPYLKRIAKYHLLLVVFLRILR; encoded by the coding sequence ATGAAAAAACTATTTAGAAAATTCTATACCAACCTGTTTCTCGAAAACAGACTTTTCATAGCTCTGGGCATTTGCTCGGCCTTGTTTCTTTTTGCCTTTTTTTTACCCATTTTAGGCGATATCCCGTACATCGCCTTTGGGGTGTTTGTTTTGTTGGTTTTAACAGATGTTTACCTTCTTCATTCGTCTAAAAAAGCCGTGTTTCTACGAAGAGATGTGCCCGAACGTTTAAGCAATGGCGACGACAATGAACTGAAAATCTATTTGGAGAACTTTTATCCTTTCGAGGTTTCAGTGGGGATCATCGATGAAATTCCGTTTCAGTTTCAAAAACGTGATTTGTGGTTTAACATTACACTGAAATCGCAGGAGCAAAAAATCATCAATTACTTTTTAAGGCCAACTAAACGTGGAGAATACGATTTCGGTTTTACCCGGTTATTTGTGAAATCTCCTTTGGGTTTAGTAAGCAGAAGATTTAATATCGCTGGTGCAGGAATGGTGCCTGTGTACCCCTCGTTTCTGAAATTGAGAGAGTATGAGCTAATGGCAATTTCTAACCGCTTAATAGATGTTGGCATTAAAAAAATCAGAAGGGTTGGCCATAGCATGGAGTTCGACCAAGTGAAAAACTACGTAGCTGGCGATGATTTTAGAACCATCAACTGGAAAGCTACTGCTCGCAGGTCTGATTTGATGGTAAACACCTACACCGAAGAGCGTTCGCAGCATATCTATTGTGTGATAGATAAATCGAGGGCAATGAAAATGCCTTTTGAGGGGATGAGTTTGTTAGATTATGCCATCAACGCCAGTTTAATTTTATCAAGCGTAGCTTTAATTAAGCAAGATAAAGCGGGGCTGATTACCATTGCCGAAAAAACTAAGAATGTGGTGCTGGCAGACCGCAGGCCCATGCAGCTCAATAAGATAATGGAAGTACTCTACAAAGAAAAAACCGGCTACCTCGAAACCGATATGGAAGCGCTTTTTGTGAGTTTACGTTCGGCGCTAAAGCAACGTAGTTTGGTGGTTTTCTTTACCAACTTCGAAAGCATGTCGGCGTTAGAACGCCAGTTGCCTTATTTAAAGCGTATTGCCAAATACCATTTGTTATTGGTCGTTTTTTTGAGAATACTACGTTAA